CTGAAACAATTGTAGTTATAATAATGAGATGAAAAGACACAGTGCGGGTACTCCATTCAATGTTTGGGTCATGTGTTTCAAGCCAGTGGACTCCAAGAATCAGAGGGTACCGTGGTGTATGAATAATGTCAAACTGGAGCTCTTCAATGTGGTTTCCAATTTTAACTTCAACAGGTGGTGTGCCTTGGTTATGGCTCCATTAATCAGTGGACAGCCATCTATGGTTTCAAGTGTGAGAGAGAAGATATTATATTGTGCATGGGCAACTTCTCTCGAAGAACCACTGAATGGTCAATGCTGTTTCTGTAGGAGCATGAATCCACCATCACTTGCTCAGAGAACTGTTGTCTTCCCAGTCTGATTTCAATAGTAAGCCATAGGGTAAGGGACATAGATATTGGAAGTGAGGGGGATGCATATTTGTAGATTGGCCCATCTGGGTTCCCCCTTACTCCCGGGCCTCTatgtttcctgcttgctggactcGATGAGGCTTGACAGGGCAATCTCTGGCAAAATGTCCAGAATGACCACAGTAGAGGCACAGTGGCCTTCACGATGGTGGGCCCATTCAGCTTCAGTGAGATGTAGGTAGTTGCTGGCAGCCTGCATAAGCTGATTTTCACCTGGTGGACTCCCAGGTACAGTTCTCTCCTCAGAGGGACTTACCCCTTGTGAATTTGTATCAGGCTTACCACTTAGCTTCTCTTCTCGGCTGATGCACTGGGTAATCAAATCAGATAGGTTGGTAGCTGGCCTTGTGTGAGATAGTTCATCTCAGATAGAACTGGCAAGCCCTTCCTGAAATTGGATGCAGTTTAACTTTGGAGTAATGAGGATGAAGTGGGTCTCATACTGGTGGCCAGGGTCATCACTTTGGCAGAGCTGAAGGATGCAGTGGTTGGCATCTTCCATGTTTCCAGGATTGTTAAAAGGTTCCTGGAGCACTTGTATGAAACCTTCAAATTGCTCCAGTAGGTGTCTTTGGATAACTACTAAGGGCTGGAACCACAGTCCTGCTTCGCTTGAGAAAGTTTCTAACAAAGCTCACCAGGGCTGCTTCAGTGGGATATGGGAGCCTTCTGACTCTCATGTAACTATTCAACTGAACCAGGAGCTCAGGAAGCTTCTGGGCATTCCCATTAAAGGCTAAATGGTGTTCtagcaggaaaacaacttcacCTTCTAACCCCCTGAGGGACTGTGGGAACTCTGAAGCTGCTGATGTACAGCAGCTACTAGGTACTCCAGGGACTTCTGGGGTGCTGGGACTTCCAAGAACTCCTTGGTATCTGAAGGATCCAGGGGACCCTGGGTCAGCTGAGGCTCTGCCAACTCCTGGTGAGCCAGAAGCTCAAGGGGCTCcaggtgtgttgaggtctcctggCATTCTGGTGCCTCCTGAGGCTCCTGACCATTTGGGGGGTCCTGAGGCTCTGAATTCTGTGGCTTATGGGCCACTGGGGAATCCTGGGTATCTAGGGGCTCCTGAGAATCTTGGGTGATTGGGGACTTATGGAGCTCTTTGACCTTTGGGGGCTTTTGGGAGGCCCAGGCTGCCGAGAACTTATGGACCATTGAGGGCTCCTGGGCTGATGGGGGTTCCGAGGTTGGGAGATCCTGGGGATCTTTGGGCTTCCGGGGCCCTTCAATGTCTGAGGGATCTTGGAGTTCCCAGACTGTTGGGGGACCCAGGGACTCTGGGCATTTCTGGGGTTCCTGGGCTTCTGAGGGTTTCTGGAGAGGTTCATCCTCTTTGGTTGCTTGGGGCTTCTGGAGCTCTGAGATCTGGGCCTGCAGGACAGTATTTTCTTCCATGAGCCACTGCATGTGGGCCTGCAGAATTTCATTCTCCAATTTCAGAGCAATGTAGGAAGCTTCTATGTCCTCCACCATCTTTTGAGGAAATGGACTTGGTTTGGCAGTTTGCTGTCAAGAAAGATTGGGTAGGCACTTGTGAGGTCTTTCCAAAAGCTTCTTTTAGAAAAAGCTCTTTTCTAAAATATGTCAGGCTCTGTGAGTTTTCCAGGAGGTGGAGATTTGGGCCCTGCCAAGGTTAATTATTAGGATGTCACTGTAAGCCACTGAAGTTCAGCAAGGGGAGGTGTCAGAGACACTGTGAAGGGAGTGGGATCTGAGGATCAGAAACTGTTGGAAgcattctttcaaaataaatcagTATAAAACCTGTCTAACAGTGCTGGGCTTCTTTTACTATAGGGTCATGTTCATGAGTTGGGTTATATATGCTGGGTTATACATCCTGGCTCTGGCCCCATGACATTTTAAGAACAGCATCTGACCCAGACTGTGTATGCCATTTTGTATTATTCTTTGAAGCTTAAATTTATAGTGGAAGCAATTTCTccatattcctttttgttttatagtcTTTAATTTCTAATACCTGCTGAATATCCCAAACACCTGGATTTTAACAGTTTCTTTCAATGACTAAGTCAAATGTTTGAGCAATGTGGGGATTTTAGGCTCTGCGGTGCACCAACCCGAGATATTTTTGAGTGGCTTGGGTAGGAGGCAGGGGGAGCTCTTTCTGATGCCTCAGAAATTATACCACATAAGTAACCTTACAAGACCAGCCTCAGGAGAAAATAAGGAATAAttgactaaatatatatatgcactgaGCAGACACAtgcatattatttataaaatgcctcaaaatagttcagaaaataatctttataaATGTCCGTTACCATTCAGAGACTTAGTCCTGGAGCTCGGCTGTCTGCATACCCATCACTGAGAAGGGAAGTGCATGAATGGCTGTGGAGGCTTGCCTTTTCTGCACATACTGAACTCAAACAAACACACCCACTCCCAGAACACATTCCAACTTTCCTCTGTAACATAGCTATTTTGAATGTGAAAGAGTTTTTTTCTGACTTCACCTTACAGTTTAGAGCCACAAGGAAAGTAGGATGCTGCACTGATGTGAGGCAGTCTCTTGTATTCATTCCTCGGttactttaataaatatttggccAGGAAATTGCCCTTGTGAAAAGTTGTAAGCATTTCTAAATGACTAGAGTGGTttgggatttcattttttatgtttgtCTCATGTACCTTCCCTCACTCTATCCACACTGAgccatttatttaattcttactcAGAGAGCAAACTGTGGTCCCTCAGCTCCTTCCACAACCCACTTACTCAGTCCCTAAGGTCCCTCCCTGCAATATTTTCTTGGAAACTTACCATGGACAGTCCTAGGCTAGGTATAATAGGATAAGACTGTAGCAGAGGCCAATTTGTTGAAGTGTACTTGTAGCAGTATTACAAGGCCCCTGGCTCCTTCTGAATATCTTGGCCCAGGGTTCTCATCTTTCCCTGAATCTTTCAGGTTCTCTAGGAAGTATCCAGGCATCCTACTAAGGGTTGACCTCTCAGGAAATGATCTTGCTAAAAAATCTCACCTTCTTTCATAACAAATCACAGTCACAGCCTGGGAATGAGCCATGTGGCCATTTTAAGTAAGGTTTAGGGGCAGATATCTTTGTCCTAGTAAAGAATAAGGTTGAGGATTTTCTTAGGCCACTTCAAATCACATATCATATCAGTAATGGTCCCTAATATCCTTTAAAAATGATCAGTTACACATTGTTCAGCATAATGAGATAAATACTGGTAACAGAATATGCCCAAACCACAGTAAACTGACAGACTGGAATAGCTGAACTCTAATGctttggaaaggaaaataaaatctgcaAATCAAGTtatattctcttctttccttttaatgttttattctttagaAATATACCACAAGGGagtaatttgttttatttgtatgaaGATTTCAGATAACTGAAGGCTTCCCTTTGATAATACAAAACATACcttaccaatttaaaaaattcagagaaatatttatatcatgtattacacttctttctccattcttaaGTGGATGATTTTGaacataatttaatttattttttaatggtttggCATCATGCTTAAACAAGCCCATTCATTTACTGTGTTGTAACACCATATTGCCTTCTGAAGCTATTGAGAGGTATAAAGTGGCTTGTCTCCAAATTAAATACCCCCAAATTGCTATGCTTTCTGACTTCATATAATTTCTTTTTGCTCTAtagtttttctacttttttgctATCAGATTGTCACATAACCCTTCAAACTGTTGCAGATTGCCCATTTATACTAAGTATAGACAAAATTGGCAAAGTACTTAGTCCTTCTAAAATTTAGTTTAAAACTCAGTTTATGAAGCTGTAAAATGGAACTATTAATTGTATTTAACAGAATTGTTGCAAAGATTTAgtaaaataatgcatgtaaaatgcttagcacagtgtctggccacTAGTAATACCCAATAAAGGttaactataataataataataataataaataataataataacaataaagaagaagaagaagaagaagaagaagaagaagaagcagaAGCAGAAGCAGCTGTAGTAGCAGTAacctcattttaatttgttccttttaATCATCTGTGAATTGGGAACGTAGAAAAGTAAACCATAGAATTATGTAGGAGGTGAGCAggagctctccaaagaagaaagctgtGCATGgattttatgttatttattttccatcACTCAGgagtctttctttgtctttctgtctggatTACAGATGATTTAGTTTATGAAATAATGCTCTGGAATCAGAACTGAGGTACCTGAGCAGGAAGAGCAGATGATTAACAAGGGAATTGTGGAGCAGCCAAGATAGGTGTTTTTAAAGTCCATGGGCTAAAACACTGAACGGTGCTTTACTTACAGGCATATTTATCCAGTAGGTAAACACGAGACACCTTTCTGTCCCCACAGTCCTCCAACTCCCTCTAAAGAGCAAAgaccaaattcaacatccttaACTACAAGTTCCAAAATGCCTAAACAGATAATTATTCTCTTTTGAGTGGAAAAAAGAGCTACACTGAATTTTGTCAATATGGCTAAAATAGCTTTAATGACCTGAATTAGTCAAGTAAGAATAGGGAAGTAAATCCAAACTCTCATCATGTTTCCCCTACACTTTAATCCTTCTTCTTACACTCACAACATGGTGGAATTTATGGAGCCTTTAGAATGGTTAAGAAAAGATGTTAATTAAATGAGGTTTTGTTTAAGTAAGTGGGAGAAAATTTTAGCtcaaaaaagaagataaatattttcatttaaaagaaaaaaatgactgcaCAGTAATGTTCAGCTTTGCTAATAAGTTACATATGTTGATTGCTAGCTTGgtgaaaaaatgaagagaagtgTTGAATAAGATGGCATTCTATTTTATACATTGCACTAAAGtcgtattttaattttgttgggaAATGTGCAATCTGAAACATCTTAGGTCTCTGCCAGTCTTACTCCTGGCTGAGTTGCATCTTCGACTCAATCTTCTGCCCCTTCCCCTTCCTGTCCAGGAAGAGGCAACAGGACAGGTTACCCCACAGGTCCCTGGAACAATGGCCAAATTCCCCCTGGGGACAGTTTCATCCTGGTGTCTATTTTTTCTACATTGATTCCTATCATTGTGTTGGAGCTTGTAGCACTTTCTAAAGTTTAACCTATAATGTGTGTAGTACAGATTGAAACATTTTATCATCATCAACACTACACAGCACGAGTACAGCTGGATTTCCCAATTCCTTCAGAAGTTGGAAAGCTTTCCAAAAATTCTCCTTATTCATCTGACTGGGATCCAGAGCATAATGGATGTATGGTAATGTAATAGGACAGGTTCGATCCCAGTACTACTCTGAAGGAGTCAAAATTgtcatcctttcatctctctttatgacagtgggcaagtagattaggatcaggtgagaatcctgttcatggaacttccattttccctacacacacacatgcatatacatagaGGTCATACCTCATTATCGTCTTTTATTTCTTGTCCTATGCACACTTAGGGGAACTTTTCCCTTGATCCACTCTCAGTTGGGAAGAATGAATCCCTACTGAGATACTACCTCATGGAATTCTAAAAGGAACAGATTTagggtgttttcattttcatctggAGCAGATACCATTTTGGTATCCTTTAGATCACATCATTAAGATGGCCctacattttgtttctttataagGCTGGCCCATATTAGTTTGCTTATCTAAATTTAGCATATTTACATAATCTGATAAATCCAGTTTTAGCAGATTTGCTTAATGATTTCCATGCTCTGACTTCATTGAAACCTTGTGATATGCTGACCAGGCTGCCCTAGCTAAGGGCTGAAGAAACCACCACAACAGCCTAATAGGAGAATAGAGGGCCTTTGCTATAACCCATTCATGGGGATGTCATTTTTATAGGGATCTGGCCCTCTCCTTTACTTCCTTTGTCCGTACTCTATGGAGTTTGCTAATGATTGTTCAGCCAGAAAGCAGATTAACTCAAAGCTGATGGCATCAGCAAggcagaaaagagagaaggagaaggtgaaggaaggagagggaagagagggtggagaggggggaggggaggggagaagataATATCAGAAAATCtagaaagaacttttaaaaactcagcatagagagaggggcggaagatggtggcgtgagtagagcagcggaaatctcctcccaaaaccacatatatctatgaaaatataacaaagacaacccttcctagaataaagaccagaggacacagaacaatatccagacaacatccgcaactgagagaacccagcgcctcgcaaagggggtaagatacaagccccggcccggcgggagccgagcgcccatcccccaaactcgcggcgggagaagaataggcagagcgggagggagacggagcccaggactgccgaacacccagccccagccatctgggacagagtgcagggccctggatactagaaaaacagggcagcaataacagtgagcgggcactggaggccgggcgccggaggacataagaaaagcgagcagccaactttttttttttttttttgctgttttgttttgacgagcgctttttggaagtcttaaagggatagggcccccaatactagggaaacagggcagcaagaacagtgagcaggcactggtggcctggcgccagaggacaccaaaaaagcgagtgaccattttttttttttttgctgttttgttttggtgagtgctttttggaagtcttaaagggatagggaccccaatactagggaaacagggcagcaagaccggtgagcagatgcctgaggctggcgccggagaataaagaaaaacgagcggccacctttcttttttttaattaaaaacatattttttttcaattaaattttttttttttgtggtcattgttttggcgagtgctttttggaagtcttaaaggggcagggtgggacacttaatccagaggtagggattctggggatctctgggcaccctaacccctgggctgcagggagcagagaggcccgttacagagataaaaagcctccaggccgctccccctccaacgccactccaccactttggggcagaggcccgaaccaggccacgcccacagcaacagtggagataaactccatagcaggctggcaggaagcagaaaccctgtctgcgtgcagctgcccagcacaagccactagaggttgctgttcttccaggagaggagggccacaaaccaacaagaagggaagttcttccagccgtcactcgtcccagctctgcaaactattcctatcaccatgaaaaggcaaagctacagacagacaaagatcacagagacaacaccagagaaggagacagacctaaccagtcttcctgaaaaagaattcaaaataagaatcacaaacatactgacagagatgcagagaaatacgcaagagaaatgggatgaagtccggagggagatcacagatgccagaaaggagatcacagaaatgaaacaaactcggaagggtttataagcagaatggataggatgcaagaggccattgatggaattgaaaccagagaacaggaacgcatagaagctgacatagagagagataaaaggatctccaggaatgaaacaaagttaagagaactgtgtgaccaatccaaaaggaacaatatttgtattataggggttccagaagaagaagagagaggaaaagagatggaaagtatattagaagaaataattgctgaaaacttccccaaactgggggagtaaataatcgaagagaccacggaaatatacagaacccccaacagaaaggatccaaggaggactacaccaagacacataataattaaaatggcaaagatcaaggacaaagaaagagttttaaaggcagctagagagaaaaaggtcacctataaaggaaaacccatcgggctaacatcagatttctcgacagaaaccctacaggccagaagagaatggcatgatatatttaatacaatgaaacagaagggccttgaaccaaggatactgtatccagcacgactatcattcaaatacgatggtgggattaaacaattctcagacaaacaaaagctgacggaatttgcttcccacaaaccacctctgcagaacatcttacagggactgctctagatgggagcactcctagaaagagcacagcacaaaacacccaacataagaagaatcgaggaggaggaataagaagggagagaagaaaagaatctccagacagtgtatataacagctcaataagcgagctaagttaggcagtaagatacaaaagaggctaaccttgaacctttggtaaccacaaatttaaagcctgcaatggcaataagtacatatctttcaatagtcaccctaaatgttaatgggctgaatgcaccaatcaaaagacatagagtagtagaatggataaaaaagcaagatccatctatatgctgcttgcaagaaactcacttcaaacccaaagacatgtacagactaaaagtcaagggatggaaaaacatatttcaagcaaacaacagtgagaagaaagcaggggtttcagtactaatatcagacaaaatagacttcaaaacaaagaaactaacaagagataaagaaggacactacataatgataaagggctcagtcaaacaagaggatataaccattctaaatatatatgcacccaacacaggagcaccagcatatgtgaaacaaatactaacagaactaaagggggatatagactgcaatgcattcattctaggagacttcaacacaccactcaccccaaaggatagatccactgggcagaaaataagtaaggacatggaagcactgaacaacacagtagagcagatggacctgatagacatctacagaactctacatccaaaagcagcgggatatacattcttctcaagtgcacatggaacattctccagaatagaccacatactaggccacaaaaagagcctcagaaaattccaaaagattgaaatccaaccaaccaaattttcagaccacaaaggcatgaaactagaaataaactgtacaaagaaagcaaagaggctcacaaacacatggaggcttaacaacacgctcttaaataatcaatggatcaatgactacatcaaaatggagattcagcaatatatggaaacaaatgacaacaacaacactaagccgcaacttctgtgggacgcagcaaaagcagtcttaagaggaaagtatatagcaatccaggcatttttaaaaaaggaagaacaagcccaaatgaatggactaatgtcacaattatcgaaattggaaaaagaagaacaaatgaggcctaagctcagcagaaggagggacataataaagatcagagaagaaataaataaaattgagaagaataaaacaatagcaaaaatcagtgaaaccaaaagctggttcttcgggaaaataaacaaaatagataagcctctagccagacttattaagaagaaaagagagtcaacacaaatcaacagtaccagaagcgagaaaggaaagatcacgacggaccccacagaagtacaaagaattattagagaatactatgaaaacctatatgctaacaagctggaaaacctaggagaaatggacaacttcctagaaaaatacaaccttccaagactgacccagaaagaaacagaaaatctaaacagaacatttacaagcaacgaaattgaagtggtaatcaaaaaactaccaaagaacaaaacccccgagccagatggatttacctcggaattttatcagacatacagggaagacataatacccattctcctaaaagttttccaaaaaatagaggaggaggggatactcccaaactcattctatgaagctaacatcaccctaaaaccaaaaccaggcaaagaccccaccaaaaaagaaaattacagaccaatatcgctgatgaacgtagatgcaaaaatactctacaaaatattagcaaacgaaattcaaaaatacatcaaaaggatcatacaccatgaccaagtgggattcatcccagggatgcaaggatggtacaacattcaaaagtccatcaacatcatccagcacatcaacaaaaagaaagacaaaaaccacatgatcatttccatagatgctgaaaaaccattcgacaaagttcaacatccattcatgataaaaactctcagcaaaatgggaatagagggcaagtacctcaacataataaaggccatctatgaaaaacccacagccaacattatattttactgcgagaagctgaaagcttttcctctgagatcgggaactagacagggatgcccactctctccactgttatttaacatagtactggaggtcctagccatggcaatcagagaaaacaaagaaatacaaggaataaagattggtaaagaagaagttaaactgtcactatttgctgttgacatgatactgtacataaaaaaccctaaagactccaccccaaaactactagaactgatatcggaatacagcaaagttgcagggtacaaaatcaacacacagaaatctgtggctttcctatacactaacaatgaaccaacagaaagagaaatcaggaaaacaagtccattcacaattgcatcaaaaaaaataaaatacctaggaataaacctaaccaaggaagtgaaagacttatactctgaaaactacaagtcactcttaagagaaattaaagttgacactaacagatggaaacttatcccatgctcgtggctaggaagaattaatatcgtcaaaatggccatcctgcccaaagcaatatacagatttgatgcaatccctatgaaactaccagcaacattcttcaatgaactggaacaaataattcaaaaattcatatggaaacaccaaagaccacgaatagccaaagcaatcc
This DNA window, taken from Manis pentadactyla isolate mManPen7 chromosome X, mManPen7.hap1, whole genome shotgun sequence, encodes the following:
- the RTL3 gene encoding LOW QUALITY PROTEIN: retrotransposon Gag-like protein 3 (The sequence of the model RefSeq protein was modified relative to this genomic sequence to represent the inferred CDS: inserted 4 bases in 3 codons; substituted 1 base at 1 genomic stop codon): MVEDIEASYIALKLENEILQAHMQWLMEENTVLQAQISELQKPQATKEDEPLQKPSEAQEPQKCPESLGPPTVWELQDPSDIEGPRKPKDPQDLPTSEPPSAQEPSMVHKFSAAWASQKPPKVKELHKSPITQDSQEPLDTQDSPVAHKPQNSEPQDPPNGQEPQEAPECQETSTHLEPLELLAHQELAEPQLTQGPLDPSDTKEFLEVPAPQKSLEYLVAAXTSAASEFPQSLRGLEGEVVFLLEHHLAFNGNAQKLPELLVQLNSYMRVRRLPYPTEAALVSFVRNXFSSEAGLWFQPLVVIQRHLLEQFEGFIQVLQEPFNNPGNMEDANHCILQLCQSDDPGHQYETHFILITPKLNCIQFQEGLASSIXDELSHTRPATNLSDLITQCISREEKLSGKPDTNSQGVSPSEERTVPGSPPGENQLMQAASNYLHLTEAEWAHHREGXLCLYCGHSGHFARDCPVKPHRVQQAGNIEARE